A stretch of Mauremys reevesii isolate NIE-2019 linkage group 25, ASM1616193v1, whole genome shotgun sequence DNA encodes these proteins:
- the PALM3 gene encoding paralemmin-3 isoform X3 → MAESSLYTQRLEAIVGRRKVQERILRTRRELEEEKLRAQQLKRKSLRDRWLMEGSCLPPENDPTSPLWQTQSRIQELEQDLSSLQSQMQQLDNPEHPGKSHEALEDAKQPAGGACEARGAGSASAGGGGCGCETEPALPLAPVPPKRAMRAAARETLENGDVSRAGPFGVEGISPGEGKTEASAAAPGTRDDGAGASPKQPEKLGMGKVEMIIRNHLGQEVGSMDAIGRTSPETEGEAPQGENGLEEAWDGRTEREPQSPPASASDALDSRMEESVAGEGSREGPEGESGVQEGEAQALPVENCCLDSPRPEPDGELEEPIGVMEEGEISAEPARGATEMEEAEAAQRTQGRAAEQRPQELGRGPMWQEPAREQERQVSPGAEHSQAAGVGEGAETKASLQDQIPALQGQIPSPQEAKAILRDQIPALLDQIPSSLQEAKAPLQDQIPALQGQIPSPQEAKATLQDQTPSSLQEADVSMQNQIPTVQDQIPLSVLEVQTSLQGQIPSPQEAKAALQDQVPSSLQDQIQSMQDQVPSSLQDQIQSVQNQIPSSLQEANISLQDQIPSALQNQIPSPQEAKAALQNQIPSSLQDQIPSSLQDQIPSPHKAKAALQDQIPSSLQDQIQSMQDQIPSSLQEANISLQDQIPSALQNQIPSPQEAKAALQNQIPSSLQDQIQSMQDQISSSLQEANISLQDQIPLPQEAKAALQDQIPSSLQDQIQSMQDQISSSLQEANISLQDQIPSALQDQIPSPHKAKAALQDQIPSPHEAKHSFHSQIPSSQEPIPALHGEVPLTPSGRAPTPEQAPSRPRESMALKGGSGTGPVSSAPEETTENLGKLHPEQQPLLKEASGCRMGWKQPQDPVARSLQPGAGTLKSLAAVSPEAPTYTTASANTASPCQGRSATTTRPGDGQETGRRKQKTCQCCSVM, encoded by the exons cctccaGTCTCAGATGCAGCAGCTGGATAACCCGGAGCATCCCGGCAAGTCGCACGAGGCCTTGGAAGACGccaagcagccagcagggggcgcctgTGAG GCCCGGGGGGCTGGCTCTGCTTCGGCAG GTGGGGGGGGTTGTGGCTGCGAGACCGAACCTGCCCTCCCCCTGGCTCCAGTCCCCCCCAAGAGGGCCATGCGAGCGGCAGCCCGGGAGACCCTGGAGAACGGGGACGTGTCGAGAGCAG GTCCCTTTGGCGTGGAGGGGAtcagccctggggagggcaagACTGAAGCCAGCGCTGCTGCCCCAGGAACTCGGGATGACGGGGCAGGGGCCTCCCCCAAGCAGCCAGAGAAGCTGGGCATGGGCAAGGTGGAGATGATCATTAGAAACCACCTGGGccaggaagtgggcagcatggacGCCATCGGGCGGACGTCCCCCGAGACGGAGGGGGAAGCTCCCCAGGGAGAGAATGGGCTGGAGGAGGCTTGGGACGGAAGGACAGAGCGGGAGCCACAGAGCCCGCCTGCCTCTGCGAGTGACGCCCTGGACAGCAGGATGGAGGAGAGCGTggcaggggaagggagcagagaggggccggagggggaatccggggtgcaggagggggaggcgCAGGCCCTgccagttgagaactgctgcctcgATTCCCCGAGGCCCGAGCCGGACGGGGAGCTGGAGGAGCCGATCGGGGTCATGGAAGAGGGGGAGATCTCGGCTGAGCCTGCCAGGGGAGCCACGGAAatggaggaggcagaggctgcccagaggactcagggcagggcagcagaaCAGAGGCCgcaggagctggggagaggccctatgTGGCAGGAGCCTGCTAGGGAACAGGAGCGTCAGGTGTCCCCCGGGGCAGAGCATTCTCAGGCTGCAGGAGTGGGAGAAGGAGCAGAGACAAAGGCCTCTTTGCAGGACCAGATCCCAGCTCTGCAGGGAcagatcccctccccccaagaggcTAAAGCAATTCTCCGGGACCAGATCCCAGCTCTGCTGGACCAgatcccttcctctctgcagGAGGCTAAAGCCCCTCTGCAAGACCAGATCCCAGCTCTGCAGGGAcagatcccctccccccaagaagcTAAAGCAACTCTCCAGGACCAGACCCCTTCCTCTCTGCAGGAGGCTGACGTATCTATGCAAAACCAGATCCCAACTGTGCAGGACCAGATCCCATTGTCTGTGCTGGAAGTTCAAACATCTCTTCAGGGCCAGATCCCCTCACCACAAGAGGCTAAGGCAGCGCTGCAGGACCAGGTCCCTTCCTCTCTGCAGGACCAGATCCAATCTATGCAGGACCAGGTCCCTTCCTCTCTGCAGGACCAGATCCAATCTGTGCAGAACCAgatcccttcctctctgcagGAAGCTAACATCTCCCTCCAGGACCAGATCCCATCAGCTCTCCAGAACCAGATCCCATCACCCCAAGAAGCTAAAGCAGCTCTGCAGAACCAgatcccttcctctctgcagGACCAGATCCCATCATCTCTCCAGGACCAGATCCCTTCACCCCACAAAGCTAAAGCTGCTCTGCAGGACCAgatcccttcctctctgcagGACCAGATCCAATCTATGCAGGACCAG atcccttcctctctgcagGAAGCTAACATCTCCCTCCAGGACCAGATCCCATCAGCTCTCCAGAACCAGATCCCATCACCCCAAGAAGCTAAAGCAGCTCTGCAGAACCAgatcccttcctctctgcagGACCAGATCCAATCTATGCAGGACCAGATCTCTTCCTCTCTGCAGGAAGCTAACATCTCCCTCCAGGACCAGATCCCATTACCCCAAGAAGCTAAAGCAGCTCTGCAGGACCAgatcccttcctctctgcagGACCAGATCCAATCTATGCAGGACCAGATCTCTTCCTCTCTGCAGGAAGCTAACATCTCCCTCCAGGACCAGATCCCATCAGCTCTCCAGGACCAGATCCCTTCACCCCACAAAGCTAAAGCTGCTCTGCAGGACCAGATCCCTTCACCCCACGAAGCTAAACATTCATTCCACAGCCAGATCCCCTCCAGCCAAGAGCCAATCCCTGCACTTCACGGGGAGGTACCGCTTACCCCATCTGGCAGAGCACCAACCCCGGAGCAGGCGCCTTCCCGACCCAGGGAGAGCATGGCCCTGAAAGGAGGCAGCGGCACTGGCCCGGTTTCATCGGCTCCAGAAGAAACCACTGAAAACCTGGGGAAGCTCCACCCGGAGCAGCAGCCTCTGCTTAAGGAAGCCTCCGGGTGCCGGATGGGCTGGAAGCAGCCACAGGATCCCGTGGCCAGGAGCCTGCAGCCGGGAGCTGGCACCTTGAAGTCGCTGGCAGCCGTGAGCCCAGAGGCCCCGACATACACCACCGCCTCTGCCAACACCGCCTCTCCATGCCAGGGCAGGAGCGCCACCACCACCCGGCCGGGAgatgggcaggagacaggcagacGCAAGCAGAAAACGTGCCAGTGCTGCTCTGTCATGTGA